A single Macaca fascicularis isolate 582-1 chromosome 13, T2T-MFA8v1.1 DNA region contains:
- the TBC1D8 gene encoding TBC1 domain family member 8 isoform X10, which produces MFLNLDEVFKVMEQLADVTLRRLLDNEVFDLDPDLQEPSQITKRDLEARAQNEFFRAFFRLPRKEKLHAVVDCSLWTPFSRCHTAGRMFTSDSYICFASREDGCCKIVLPLREVVSIEKMEDTSLLPHPIIVSIRSKVAFQFIELRDRDSLVEALLVRLKQVHANHPVHYDTSVDDDMASPVFHSTSMCGDHRFGDLEMVSSQSSEESEKEKSPLLHPDALVTAFQQSGSQSPDSQMSREQIKISLWNDHFVEYGRTVCMFRTEKIRKLVAMGIPESLRGRLWLLFSDAVTDLASHPGYYGNLVEESLGKCCLVTEEIERDLHRSLPEHPAFQNETGIAALRRVLTAYAHRNPKIGYCQSMNILTSVLLLYAKEEEAFWLLVAVCERMLPDYFNHRVIGAQVDQSVFEELIKGHLPELAEHMNDLSALASVSLSWFLTLFLSIMPLESAVNVVDCFFYDGIKAIFQLGLAVLEANAEDLCSSKDDGQALMILSRFLDHIKNEDSPGPPVGSHHAFFSDDQEPYPVTDISDLIRDSYEKFGDQSVEQIEHLRYKHRIRVLQGHEDTTKQNVLRVVIPEVSILPEDLEELYDLFKREHMMSCYWEQPRPTASRHDPSRPYAEQYRIDARQFAHLFQLVSPWTCGAHTEILAERTFRLLDDNMDQLIEFKAFVSCLDIMYNGEMNEKIKLLYRLHIPPALTENDRDSQSPLKNPLLSTSRPLVFGKPNGDAVDYQKQLKQMIKDLAKEKDKTEKELPKMSQREFIQFCKTLYSMFHEDPEENDLYQAIATVTTLLLQIGEVGQRSSSSGSCSQECGEELQASAPSPEDSVFADTGKTPQDSQAFPEEAQADWTVSLEHILASLLTEQSLVNFFEKPLDMKSKLENAKINQYNLKTSEMSHQSQSELKLSNL; this is translated from the exons ATGTTCCTGAACCTGGATGAGGTGTTTAAGGTCATGGAGCAGCTGGCCGATGTGACGCTGCGAAGGCTGCTGGATAATGAAGTCTTTGACCTTGACCCGGATCTGCAGGAGCCAAGTCAGATCACCAAGAG GGATCTGGAAGCCAGAGCACAGAATGAGTTCTTCCGGGCTTTCTTCAGGTTGCCGAGGAAGGAGAAGCTGCACGCGGTTGTGGACTGCTCGCTCTGGACGCCGTTCAGTCGCTGTCACACCGCGGGGCGGATGTTCACCTCTGACAGCTACATCTGCTTTGCCAGCAGAGAAGACGGCTGCTGTAAGATCGTCCTGCCACTCAGAGAG GTGGTGAGCATCGAGAAGATGGAGGACACGAGCCTGCTGCCGCACCCCATCATCGTCAGCATCAGAAGCAAGGTGGCCTTCCAGTTCATCGAACTCCGGGACCGAGACAGCCTGGTGGAGGCGTTGCTTGTGAGGTTGAAGCAGGTCCACGCCAACCACCCCGTGCACTACGACACCTCTGTGGATGATGACATG gcaTCACCCGTGTTTCATTCAACAAGCATGTGTGGTGATCACAGGTTTGGGGATCTTGAAATGGTGTCTTCTCAAAGTAGCGAGGAGAGTGAAAAAGAGAAGAGCCCGCTGCTGCACCCCGATGCCCTGGTCACTGCCTTCCAGCAGTCAGGCAGCCAGAGCCCCGACTCCCAAATG TCCAGAGAACAGATAAAAATAAGCCTGTGGAATGACCACTTTGTGGAATACGGCAGAACCGTGTGTATGTTTCGCACAGAGAAGATTCGGAAGCTCGTAGCCATGGGCATCCCTGAATCGTTGCGTGGGAGACTTTGGCTCCTCTTCTCAG ATGCTGTAACGGACCTCGCCTCACACCCTGGTTACTACGGGAATCTGGTGGAGGAGTCCCTGGGGAAATGCTGCCTGGTAACCGAGGAGATAGAACGAGACCTGCACCGCTCCCTGCCAGAGCACCCCGCCTTCCAGAACGAAACGGGGATCGCTGCTTTGAGGAGAGTCTTGACGGCCTATGCCCACCGGAACCCCAAGATTGGATACTGCCAG TCCATGAACATCCTGACCTCCGTGCTGCTGCTCTACGCCAAGGAGGAGGAAGCCTTCTGGCTGCTGGTTGCCGTGTGTGAGCGGATGCTGCCTGATTACTTCAACCACCGAGTGATCG GGGCGCAAGTGGACCAGTCTGTCTTTGAGGAGCTCATCAAGGGTCACCTCCCAGAACTGGCGGAGCACATGAACGACCTCTCAGCCCTGGCATCCGTCTCTCTCTCGTGGTTCCTGACCCTGTTCCTCAGCATCATGCCTCTAGAGAGTGCGGTGAATGTGGTAGATTGCTTCTTCTATGATGGCATCAAAGCCATCTTCCAACTGGGACTGGCTGTGCTTGAGGCCAATGCTGAGGACCTGTGCAGCAGCAAGGACGATGGCCAGGCCTTGATGATCCTCAGCAG GTTTCTAGATCACATTAAGAATGAGGACAGCCCAGGGCCCCCAGTTGGCAGCCACCATGCCTTTTTCTCCGACGACCAGGAGCCCTACCCTGTGACTGACATTTCAGACCTGATCCGGGATTCCTATGAG AAATTTGGAGACCAGTCTGTGGAGCAGATCGAACACCTGCGTTACAAGCACAGGATCAGGGTTCTCCAAGGCCACGAGGACACCACAAAGCAGAACGTG CTTCGAGTCGTTATCCCGGAAGTCTCAATTCTTCCTGAAGACCTGGAGGAGCTCTATGACTTATTCAAG AGAGAACACATGATGAGCTGTTACTGGGAGCAGCCCAGGCCCACGGCCTCACGCCACGACCCCAGCCGGCCCTATGCCGAGCAGTACCGCATAGACGCCCGGCAGTTTGCACACCTGTTTCAGCTAGTCTCGCCCTGGACCTGTGGGGCCCACACGGAGATCCTTGCTGAAAGGACGTTCAGGCTCTTGGATGACAACATGGACCAGCTCATCGAGTTCAAGGCGTTTGTGAGCTGCCTCG ATATTATGTATAATggagaaatgaatgagaaaattaaacTATTATACAGGCTTCATATCCCTCCAG cACTCACTGAAAATGACCGAGACAGCCAGTCGCCATTGAAGAATCCTCTGTTGTCAACGTCAAGACCCCTGGTTTTCGGGAAACCCAATG GTGATGCAGTTGATTATCAGAAACAGCTGAAGCAAATGATTAAGGATTTAgccaaagaaaaagataaaactgagaaagaattgcccaaaatgagccag AGAGAATTTATCCAGTTCTGTAAAACTCTGTACAGTATGTTCCATGAAGATCCAGAAGAAAACGATTTGTACCAAGCCATCGCGACAGTCACCACGCTGCTGCTGCAGATCGGAGAGGTGGGGCAGCGAAGCAGCAGCTCTGGAAGCTGCTCCCAGGAGTGTGGGGAGGAGCTGCAGGCCTCAGCTCCTTCTCCTGAGGACTCGGTTTTTGCAGACACTGGGAAGACACCCCAGGACTCCCAGGCATTTCCAGAGGAGGCACAAGCGGACTGGACTGTCTCCCTTGAACATATTTTAGCTTCACTTCTGACTGAACAATCATTAGTAAACTTTTTTGAAAAGCCACTGGACATGAAATCCAAACTTGAAAATGCCAAGATCAATCAGTACAATCTCAAAACTTCTGAAATGAGCCACCAATCACAGTCTGAACTTAAGCTGAGTAACTTGTAG
- the TBC1D8 gene encoding TBC1 domain family member 8 isoform X13, with product MKSLTLTRICRSQVRSPRGIWKPEHRMSSSGLSSGCRGRRSCTRLWTARSGRRSVAVTPRGGCSPLTATSALPAEKTAAVVSIEKMEDTSLLPHPIIVSIRSKVAFQFIELRDRDSLVEALLVRLKQVHANHPVHYDTSVDDDMSREQIKISLWNDHFVEYGRTVCMFRTEKIRKLVAMGIPESLRGRLWLLFSDAVTDLASHPGYYGNLVEESLGKCCLVTEEIERDLHRSLPEHPAFQNETGIAALRRVLTAYAHRNPKIGYCQSMNILTSVLLLYAKEEEAFWLLVAVCERMLPDYFNHRVIGAQVDQSVFEELIKGHLPELAEHMNDLSALASVSLSWFLTLFLSIMPLESAVNVVDCFFYDGIKAIFQLGLAVLEANAEDLCSSKDDGQALMILSRFLDHIKNEDSPGPPVGSHHAFFSDDQEPYPVTDISDLIRDSYEKFGDQSVEQIEHLRYKHRIRVLQGHEDTTKQNVLRVVIPEVSILPEDLEELYDLFKREHMMSCYWEQPRPTASRHDPSRPYAEQYRIDARQFAHLFQLVSPWTCGAHTEILAERTFRLLDDNMDQLIEFKAFVSCLDIMYNGEMNEKIKLLYRLHIPPALTENDRDSQSPLKNPLLSTSRPLVFGKPNGDAVDYQKQLKQMIKDLAKEKDKTEKELPKMSQREFIQFCKTLYSMFHEDPEENDLYQAIATVTTLLLQIGEVGQRSSSSGSCSQECGEELQASAPSPEDSVFADTGKTPQDSQAFPEEAQADWTVSLEHILASLLTEQSLVNFFEKPLDMKSKLENAKINQYNLKTSEMSHQSQSELKLSNL from the exons ATGAAGTCTTTGACCTTGACCCGGATCTGCAGGAGCCAAGTCAGATCACCAAGAG GGATCTGGAAGCCAGAGCACAGAATGAGTTCTTCCGGGCTTTCTTCAGGTTGCCGAGGAAGGAGAAGCTGCACGCGGTTGTGGACTGCTCGCTCTGGACGCCGTTCAGTCGCTGTCACACCGCGGGGCGGATGTTCACCTCTGACAGCTACATCTGCTTTGCCAGCAGAGAAGACGGCTGCT GTGGTGAGCATCGAGAAGATGGAGGACACGAGCCTGCTGCCGCACCCCATCATCGTCAGCATCAGAAGCAAGGTGGCCTTCCAGTTCATCGAACTCCGGGACCGAGACAGCCTGGTGGAGGCGTTGCTTGTGAGGTTGAAGCAGGTCCACGCCAACCACCCCGTGCACTACGACACCTCTGTGGATGATGACATG TCCAGAGAACAGATAAAAATAAGCCTGTGGAATGACCACTTTGTGGAATACGGCAGAACCGTGTGTATGTTTCGCACAGAGAAGATTCGGAAGCTCGTAGCCATGGGCATCCCTGAATCGTTGCGTGGGAGACTTTGGCTCCTCTTCTCAG ATGCTGTAACGGACCTCGCCTCACACCCTGGTTACTACGGGAATCTGGTGGAGGAGTCCCTGGGGAAATGCTGCCTGGTAACCGAGGAGATAGAACGAGACCTGCACCGCTCCCTGCCAGAGCACCCCGCCTTCCAGAACGAAACGGGGATCGCTGCTTTGAGGAGAGTCTTGACGGCCTATGCCCACCGGAACCCCAAGATTGGATACTGCCAG TCCATGAACATCCTGACCTCCGTGCTGCTGCTCTACGCCAAGGAGGAGGAAGCCTTCTGGCTGCTGGTTGCCGTGTGTGAGCGGATGCTGCCTGATTACTTCAACCACCGAGTGATCG GGGCGCAAGTGGACCAGTCTGTCTTTGAGGAGCTCATCAAGGGTCACCTCCCAGAACTGGCGGAGCACATGAACGACCTCTCAGCCCTGGCATCCGTCTCTCTCTCGTGGTTCCTGACCCTGTTCCTCAGCATCATGCCTCTAGAGAGTGCGGTGAATGTGGTAGATTGCTTCTTCTATGATGGCATCAAAGCCATCTTCCAACTGGGACTGGCTGTGCTTGAGGCCAATGCTGAGGACCTGTGCAGCAGCAAGGACGATGGCCAGGCCTTGATGATCCTCAGCAG GTTTCTAGATCACATTAAGAATGAGGACAGCCCAGGGCCCCCAGTTGGCAGCCACCATGCCTTTTTCTCCGACGACCAGGAGCCCTACCCTGTGACTGACATTTCAGACCTGATCCGGGATTCCTATGAG AAATTTGGAGACCAGTCTGTGGAGCAGATCGAACACCTGCGTTACAAGCACAGGATCAGGGTTCTCCAAGGCCACGAGGACACCACAAAGCAGAACGTG CTTCGAGTCGTTATCCCGGAAGTCTCAATTCTTCCTGAAGACCTGGAGGAGCTCTATGACTTATTCAAG AGAGAACACATGATGAGCTGTTACTGGGAGCAGCCCAGGCCCACGGCCTCACGCCACGACCCCAGCCGGCCCTATGCCGAGCAGTACCGCATAGACGCCCGGCAGTTTGCACACCTGTTTCAGCTAGTCTCGCCCTGGACCTGTGGGGCCCACACGGAGATCCTTGCTGAAAGGACGTTCAGGCTCTTGGATGACAACATGGACCAGCTCATCGAGTTCAAGGCGTTTGTGAGCTGCCTCG ATATTATGTATAATggagaaatgaatgagaaaattaaacTATTATACAGGCTTCATATCCCTCCAG cACTCACTGAAAATGACCGAGACAGCCAGTCGCCATTGAAGAATCCTCTGTTGTCAACGTCAAGACCCCTGGTTTTCGGGAAACCCAATG GTGATGCAGTTGATTATCAGAAACAGCTGAAGCAAATGATTAAGGATTTAgccaaagaaaaagataaaactgagaaagaattgcccaaaatgagccag AGAGAATTTATCCAGTTCTGTAAAACTCTGTACAGTATGTTCCATGAAGATCCAGAAGAAAACGATTTGTACCAAGCCATCGCGACAGTCACCACGCTGCTGCTGCAGATCGGAGAGGTGGGGCAGCGAAGCAGCAGCTCTGGAAGCTGCTCCCAGGAGTGTGGGGAGGAGCTGCAGGCCTCAGCTCCTTCTCCTGAGGACTCGGTTTTTGCAGACACTGGGAAGACACCCCAGGACTCCCAGGCATTTCCAGAGGAGGCACAAGCGGACTGGACTGTCTCCCTTGAACATATTTTAGCTTCACTTCTGACTGAACAATCATTAGTAAACTTTTTTGAAAAGCCACTGGACATGAAATCCAAACTTGAAAATGCCAAGATCAATCAGTACAATCTCAAAACTTCTGAAATGAGCCACCAATCACAGTCTGAACTTAAGCTGAGTAACTTGTAG
- the TBC1D8 gene encoding TBC1 domain family member 8 isoform X11 yields the protein MKSLTLTRICRSQVRSPRGIWKPEHRMSSSGLSSGCRGRRSCTRLWTARSGRRSVAVTPRGGCSPLTATSALPAEKTAAVVSIEKMEDTSLLPHPIIVSIRSKVAFQFIELRDRDSLVEALLVRLKQVHANHPVHYDTSVDDDMASPVFHSTSMCGDHRFGDLEMVSSQSSEESEKEKSPLLHPDALVTAFQQSGSQSPDSQMSREQIKISLWNDHFVEYGRTVCMFRTEKIRKLVAMGIPESLRGRLWLLFSDAVTDLASHPGYYGNLVEESLGKCCLVTEEIERDLHRSLPEHPAFQNETGIAALRRVLTAYAHRNPKIGYCQSMNILTSVLLLYAKEEEAFWLLVAVCERMLPDYFNHRVIGAQVDQSVFEELIKGHLPELAEHMNDLSALASVSLSWFLTLFLSIMPLESAVNVVDCFFYDGIKAIFQLGLAVLEANAEDLCSSKDDGQALMILSRFLDHIKNEDSPGPPVGSHHAFFSDDQEPYPVTDISDLIRDSYEKFGDQSVEQIEHLRYKHRIRVLQGHEDTTKQNVLRVVIPEVSILPEDLEELYDLFKREHMMSCYWEQPRPTASRHDPSRPYAEQYRIDARQFAHLFQLVSPWTCGAHTEILAERTFRLLDDNMDQLIEFKAFVSCLDIMYNGEMNEKIKLLYRLHIPPALTENDRDSQSPLKNPLLSTSRPLVFGKPNGDAVDYQKQLKQMIKDLAKEKDKTEKELPKMSQREFIQFCKTLYSMFHEDPEENDLYQAIATVTTLLLQIGEVGQRSSSSGSCSQECGEELQASAPSPEDSVFADTGKTPQDSQAFPEEAQADWTVSLEHILASLLTEQSLVNFFEKPLDMKSKLENAKINQYNLKTSEMSHQSQSELKLSNL from the exons ATGAAGTCTTTGACCTTGACCCGGATCTGCAGGAGCCAAGTCAGATCACCAAGAG GGATCTGGAAGCCAGAGCACAGAATGAGTTCTTCCGGGCTTTCTTCAGGTTGCCGAGGAAGGAGAAGCTGCACGCGGTTGTGGACTGCTCGCTCTGGACGCCGTTCAGTCGCTGTCACACCGCGGGGCGGATGTTCACCTCTGACAGCTACATCTGCTTTGCCAGCAGAGAAGACGGCTGCT GTGGTGAGCATCGAGAAGATGGAGGACACGAGCCTGCTGCCGCACCCCATCATCGTCAGCATCAGAAGCAAGGTGGCCTTCCAGTTCATCGAACTCCGGGACCGAGACAGCCTGGTGGAGGCGTTGCTTGTGAGGTTGAAGCAGGTCCACGCCAACCACCCCGTGCACTACGACACCTCTGTGGATGATGACATG gcaTCACCCGTGTTTCATTCAACAAGCATGTGTGGTGATCACAGGTTTGGGGATCTTGAAATGGTGTCTTCTCAAAGTAGCGAGGAGAGTGAAAAAGAGAAGAGCCCGCTGCTGCACCCCGATGCCCTGGTCACTGCCTTCCAGCAGTCAGGCAGCCAGAGCCCCGACTCCCAAATG TCCAGAGAACAGATAAAAATAAGCCTGTGGAATGACCACTTTGTGGAATACGGCAGAACCGTGTGTATGTTTCGCACAGAGAAGATTCGGAAGCTCGTAGCCATGGGCATCCCTGAATCGTTGCGTGGGAGACTTTGGCTCCTCTTCTCAG ATGCTGTAACGGACCTCGCCTCACACCCTGGTTACTACGGGAATCTGGTGGAGGAGTCCCTGGGGAAATGCTGCCTGGTAACCGAGGAGATAGAACGAGACCTGCACCGCTCCCTGCCAGAGCACCCCGCCTTCCAGAACGAAACGGGGATCGCTGCTTTGAGGAGAGTCTTGACGGCCTATGCCCACCGGAACCCCAAGATTGGATACTGCCAG TCCATGAACATCCTGACCTCCGTGCTGCTGCTCTACGCCAAGGAGGAGGAAGCCTTCTGGCTGCTGGTTGCCGTGTGTGAGCGGATGCTGCCTGATTACTTCAACCACCGAGTGATCG GGGCGCAAGTGGACCAGTCTGTCTTTGAGGAGCTCATCAAGGGTCACCTCCCAGAACTGGCGGAGCACATGAACGACCTCTCAGCCCTGGCATCCGTCTCTCTCTCGTGGTTCCTGACCCTGTTCCTCAGCATCATGCCTCTAGAGAGTGCGGTGAATGTGGTAGATTGCTTCTTCTATGATGGCATCAAAGCCATCTTCCAACTGGGACTGGCTGTGCTTGAGGCCAATGCTGAGGACCTGTGCAGCAGCAAGGACGATGGCCAGGCCTTGATGATCCTCAGCAG GTTTCTAGATCACATTAAGAATGAGGACAGCCCAGGGCCCCCAGTTGGCAGCCACCATGCCTTTTTCTCCGACGACCAGGAGCCCTACCCTGTGACTGACATTTCAGACCTGATCCGGGATTCCTATGAG AAATTTGGAGACCAGTCTGTGGAGCAGATCGAACACCTGCGTTACAAGCACAGGATCAGGGTTCTCCAAGGCCACGAGGACACCACAAAGCAGAACGTG CTTCGAGTCGTTATCCCGGAAGTCTCAATTCTTCCTGAAGACCTGGAGGAGCTCTATGACTTATTCAAG AGAGAACACATGATGAGCTGTTACTGGGAGCAGCCCAGGCCCACGGCCTCACGCCACGACCCCAGCCGGCCCTATGCCGAGCAGTACCGCATAGACGCCCGGCAGTTTGCACACCTGTTTCAGCTAGTCTCGCCCTGGACCTGTGGGGCCCACACGGAGATCCTTGCTGAAAGGACGTTCAGGCTCTTGGATGACAACATGGACCAGCTCATCGAGTTCAAGGCGTTTGTGAGCTGCCTCG ATATTATGTATAATggagaaatgaatgagaaaattaaacTATTATACAGGCTTCATATCCCTCCAG cACTCACTGAAAATGACCGAGACAGCCAGTCGCCATTGAAGAATCCTCTGTTGTCAACGTCAAGACCCCTGGTTTTCGGGAAACCCAATG GTGATGCAGTTGATTATCAGAAACAGCTGAAGCAAATGATTAAGGATTTAgccaaagaaaaagataaaactgagaaagaattgcccaaaatgagccag AGAGAATTTATCCAGTTCTGTAAAACTCTGTACAGTATGTTCCATGAAGATCCAGAAGAAAACGATTTGTACCAAGCCATCGCGACAGTCACCACGCTGCTGCTGCAGATCGGAGAGGTGGGGCAGCGAAGCAGCAGCTCTGGAAGCTGCTCCCAGGAGTGTGGGGAGGAGCTGCAGGCCTCAGCTCCTTCTCCTGAGGACTCGGTTTTTGCAGACACTGGGAAGACACCCCAGGACTCCCAGGCATTTCCAGAGGAGGCACAAGCGGACTGGACTGTCTCCCTTGAACATATTTTAGCTTCACTTCTGACTGAACAATCATTAGTAAACTTTTTTGAAAAGCCACTGGACATGAAATCCAAACTTGAAAATGCCAAGATCAATCAGTACAATCTCAAAACTTCTGAAATGAGCCACCAATCACAGTCTGAACTTAAGCTGAGTAACTTGTAG
- the TBC1D8 gene encoding TBC1 domain family member 8 isoform X9, with translation MWLKPEEVLLKNALKLWVTQKSSCYFILQRRRGHGEGGGRLTGRLVGALDAVLDSNARVAPFRILLQVPGSQVYSPIACVKLVVPWVDIQKLERTSNVFLTDTIRITTQNKERDFSMFLNLDEVFKVMEQLADVTLRRLLDNEVFDLDPDLQEPSQITKRDLEARAQNEFFRAFFRLPRKEKLHAVVDCSLWTPFSRCHTAGRMFTSDSYICFASREDGCCKIVLPLREVVSIEKMEDTSLLPHPIIVSIRSKVAFQFIELRDRDSLVEALLVRLKQVHANHPVHYDTSVDDDMASPVFHSTSMCGDHRFGDLEMVSSQSSEESEKEKSPLLHPDALVTAFQQSGSQSPDSQMSREQIKISLWNDHFVEYGRTVCMFRTEKIRKLVAMGIPESLRGRLWLLFSDAVTDLASHPGYYGNLVEESLGKCCLVTEEIERDLHRSLPEHPAFQNETGIAALRRVLTAYAHRNPKIGYCQSMNILTSVLLLYAKEEEAFWLLVAVCERMLPDYFNHRVIGAQVDQSVFEELIKGHLPELAEHMNDLSALASVSLSWFLTLFLSIMPLESAVNVVDCFFYDGIKAIFQLGLAVLEANAEDLCSSKDDGQALMILSRFLDHIKNEDSPGPPVGSHHAFFSDDQEPYPVTDISDLIRDSYEKFGDQSVEQIEHLRYKHRIRVLQGHEDTTKQNVLRVVIPEVSILPEDLEELYDLFKREHMMSCYWEQPRPTASRHDPSRPYAEQYRIDARQFAHLFQLVSPWTCGAHTEILAERTFRLLDDNMDQLIEFKAFVSCLDIMYNGEMNEKIKLLYRLHIPPALTENDRDSQSPLKNPLLSTSRPLVFGKPNGDAVDYQKQLKQMIKDLAKEKDKTEKELPKMSQREFIQFCKTLYSMFHEDPEENDLYQAIATVTTLLLQIGEVGQRSSSSGSCSQECGEELQASAPSPEDSVFADTGKTPQDSQAFPEEAQADWTVSLEHILASLLTEQSLVNFFEKPLDMKSKLENAKINQYNLKTSEMSHQSQSELKLSNL, from the exons TTAAACTTGTAGTTCCGTGGGTTGATATCCAGAAATTAGAAAGAACGTCCAATGTCTTTCTGACGGATACCATCCGAATCACCACGCAGAATAAGGAGCGTGACTTCTCCATGTTCCTGAACCTGGATGAGGTGTTTAAGGTCATGGAGCAGCTGGCCGATGTGACGCTGCGAAGGCTGCTGGATAATGAAGTCTTTGACCTTGACCCGGATCTGCAGGAGCCAAGTCAGATCACCAAGAG GGATCTGGAAGCCAGAGCACAGAATGAGTTCTTCCGGGCTTTCTTCAGGTTGCCGAGGAAGGAGAAGCTGCACGCGGTTGTGGACTGCTCGCTCTGGACGCCGTTCAGTCGCTGTCACACCGCGGGGCGGATGTTCACCTCTGACAGCTACATCTGCTTTGCCAGCAGAGAAGACGGCTGCTGTAAGATCGTCCTGCCACTCAGAGAG GTGGTGAGCATCGAGAAGATGGAGGACACGAGCCTGCTGCCGCACCCCATCATCGTCAGCATCAGAAGCAAGGTGGCCTTCCAGTTCATCGAACTCCGGGACCGAGACAGCCTGGTGGAGGCGTTGCTTGTGAGGTTGAAGCAGGTCCACGCCAACCACCCCGTGCACTACGACACCTCTGTGGATGATGACATG gcaTCACCCGTGTTTCATTCAACAAGCATGTGTGGTGATCACAGGTTTGGGGATCTTGAAATGGTGTCTTCTCAAAGTAGCGAGGAGAGTGAAAAAGAGAAGAGCCCGCTGCTGCACCCCGATGCCCTGGTCACTGCCTTCCAGCAGTCAGGCAGCCAGAGCCCCGACTCCCAAATG TCCAGAGAACAGATAAAAATAAGCCTGTGGAATGACCACTTTGTGGAATACGGCAGAACCGTGTGTATGTTTCGCACAGAGAAGATTCGGAAGCTCGTAGCCATGGGCATCCCTGAATCGTTGCGTGGGAGACTTTGGCTCCTCTTCTCAG ATGCTGTAACGGACCTCGCCTCACACCCTGGTTACTACGGGAATCTGGTGGAGGAGTCCCTGGGGAAATGCTGCCTGGTAACCGAGGAGATAGAACGAGACCTGCACCGCTCCCTGCCAGAGCACCCCGCCTTCCAGAACGAAACGGGGATCGCTGCTTTGAGGAGAGTCTTGACGGCCTATGCCCACCGGAACCCCAAGATTGGATACTGCCAG TCCATGAACATCCTGACCTCCGTGCTGCTGCTCTACGCCAAGGAGGAGGAAGCCTTCTGGCTGCTGGTTGCCGTGTGTGAGCGGATGCTGCCTGATTACTTCAACCACCGAGTGATCG GGGCGCAAGTGGACCAGTCTGTCTTTGAGGAGCTCATCAAGGGTCACCTCCCAGAACTGGCGGAGCACATGAACGACCTCTCAGCCCTGGCATCCGTCTCTCTCTCGTGGTTCCTGACCCTGTTCCTCAGCATCATGCCTCTAGAGAGTGCGGTGAATGTGGTAGATTGCTTCTTCTATGATGGCATCAAAGCCATCTTCCAACTGGGACTGGCTGTGCTTGAGGCCAATGCTGAGGACCTGTGCAGCAGCAAGGACGATGGCCAGGCCTTGATGATCCTCAGCAG GTTTCTAGATCACATTAAGAATGAGGACAGCCCAGGGCCCCCAGTTGGCAGCCACCATGCCTTTTTCTCCGACGACCAGGAGCCCTACCCTGTGACTGACATTTCAGACCTGATCCGGGATTCCTATGAG AAATTTGGAGACCAGTCTGTGGAGCAGATCGAACACCTGCGTTACAAGCACAGGATCAGGGTTCTCCAAGGCCACGAGGACACCACAAAGCAGAACGTG CTTCGAGTCGTTATCCCGGAAGTCTCAATTCTTCCTGAAGACCTGGAGGAGCTCTATGACTTATTCAAG AGAGAACACATGATGAGCTGTTACTGGGAGCAGCCCAGGCCCACGGCCTCACGCCACGACCCCAGCCGGCCCTATGCCGAGCAGTACCGCATAGACGCCCGGCAGTTTGCACACCTGTTTCAGCTAGTCTCGCCCTGGACCTGTGGGGCCCACACGGAGATCCTTGCTGAAAGGACGTTCAGGCTCTTGGATGACAACATGGACCAGCTCATCGAGTTCAAGGCGTTTGTGAGCTGCCTCG ATATTATGTATAATggagaaatgaatgagaaaattaaacTATTATACAGGCTTCATATCCCTCCAG cACTCACTGAAAATGACCGAGACAGCCAGTCGCCATTGAAGAATCCTCTGTTGTCAACGTCAAGACCCCTGGTTTTCGGGAAACCCAATG GTGATGCAGTTGATTATCAGAAACAGCTGAAGCAAATGATTAAGGATTTAgccaaagaaaaagataaaactgagaaagaattgcccaaaatgagccag AGAGAATTTATCCAGTTCTGTAAAACTCTGTACAGTATGTTCCATGAAGATCCAGAAGAAAACGATTTGTACCAAGCCATCGCGACAGTCACCACGCTGCTGCTGCAGATCGGAGAGGTGGGGCAGCGAAGCAGCAGCTCTGGAAGCTGCTCCCAGGAGTGTGGGGAGGAGCTGCAGGCCTCAGCTCCTTCTCCTGAGGACTCGGTTTTTGCAGACACTGGGAAGACACCCCAGGACTCCCAGGCATTTCCAGAGGAGGCACAAGCGGACTGGACTGTCTCCCTTGAACATATTTTAGCTTCACTTCTGACTGAACAATCATTAGTAAACTTTTTTGAAAAGCCACTGGACATGAAATCCAAACTTGAAAATGCCAAGATCAATCAGTACAATCTCAAAACTTCTGAAATGAGCCACCAATCACAGTCTGAACTTAAGCTGAGTAACTTGTAG